Proteins encoded together in one Streptomyces umbrinus window:
- a CDS encoding helix-turn-helix transcriptional regulator produces the protein MAGKPAKPTNALDQTRRMLSLVTYLRERPGARVEDVARAFGITEDELISDLDVLPLCGTSFRGGDLLDIDTDGDRIWWHNPDDVAEPLRIAADEATALLVAARAVSTLPGLREGDRQALLRATAKVEAASGEAAGASARLSVTFESEGGVFADVDRAISERRRLWIRYYSPSRDELTEREIDPIRLVSVGHTYVEAWCRRSEARRTFRLDRVAEIKILDEASAPPEVELRDLSEGLVQPAAEDPEVVVEVGPGGRWVAEYYPHDSAEELPDGGLRITLRAPDPASLRRLALRLGREGRIVSPAEVADSARQAAREALAAYDGPQGAGDSGDRPQDVPDAPRDGAPGAPLDGGGGARRPDDGPHGVHDGLYGRQEQGL, from the coding sequence GTGGCAGGAAAACCGGCCAAGCCCACGAACGCGCTCGACCAGACCCGGCGGATGCTCTCCCTGGTGACGTATCTGCGGGAACGGCCTGGCGCCCGGGTCGAGGATGTCGCGCGGGCCTTCGGGATCACCGAGGACGAGCTGATCTCCGACCTCGACGTGCTGCCGCTGTGCGGGACCAGCTTCCGCGGGGGCGATCTGCTCGACATCGACACCGACGGCGACCGGATCTGGTGGCACAACCCGGACGATGTCGCCGAGCCGCTGCGGATCGCCGCCGACGAGGCCACCGCGCTGCTGGTGGCCGCCCGGGCCGTGTCGACCCTGCCCGGACTGCGTGAGGGCGACCGGCAGGCTCTGCTGCGGGCCACCGCGAAGGTGGAGGCCGCCTCGGGCGAGGCCGCGGGGGCCAGTGCCCGGCTGTCGGTCACCTTCGAGTCCGAGGGCGGGGTCTTTGCCGACGTCGACCGGGCGATCTCCGAGCGGCGCAGGCTGTGGATCCGCTACTACTCGCCCTCGCGCGACGAGCTGACCGAGCGGGAGATCGACCCGATCCGCCTGGTCAGCGTCGGACACACGTACGTGGAGGCGTGGTGCCGCCGGTCCGAGGCGCGGCGCACCTTCCGGCTCGACCGGGTGGCCGAGATCAAGATCCTCGACGAGGCGTCCGCACCGCCCGAGGTCGAGCTGCGTGACCTCTCCGAGGGGCTGGTGCAGCCGGCCGCCGAGGATCCCGAGGTGGTCGTGGAGGTCGGCCCCGGCGGGCGCTGGGTGGCCGAGTACTACCCGCACGACAGCGCCGAGGAGCTCCCCGACGGCGGCCTGCGGATCACCCTGCGCGCCCCAGACCCGGCGTCGCTGCGCCGGCTCGCGCTGCGGCTCGGCCGGGAGGGCCGGATCGTGTCGCCGGCGGAGGTCGCGGACAGCGCCCGGCAGGCGGCCCGTGAGGCTCTCGCGGCGTACGACGGACCGCAGGGCGCAGGCGACTCCGGGGACCGGCCGCAGGACGTGCCCGATGCGCCTCGCGACGGTGCCCCAGGTGCTCCGCTCGACGGCGGCGGGGGAGCGCGGCGCCCGGACGACGGGCCGCACGGAGTTCATGACGGGCTGTACGGCAGGCAGGAGCAAGGGCTTTGA
- the tatA gene encoding Sec-independent protein translocase subunit TatA: protein MFGRLGAPEIILILVVIILLFGAKKLPDMARSLGKSARILKSEAKAMKTEGKDDSATPAAPPQDDQSQVQRTIQAAPGDVTSSRPVTEPTDTTKR, encoded by the coding sequence ATGTTCGGAAGGCTCGGCGCTCCCGAGATCATTCTCATCCTCGTCGTCATCATCCTGCTGTTCGGCGCGAAGAAGCTTCCGGACATGGCCCGCTCGCTGGGCAAGTCCGCCCGCATTCTCAAGAGCGAGGCCAAGGCGATGAAGACCGAGGGCAAGGACGACAGTGCCACCCCGGCAGCCCCGCCGCAGGACGACCAGTCCCAGGTCCAGCGCACCATCCAGGCCGCACCCGGTGACGTGACCAGCTCGCGCCCGGTCACCGAGCCGACGGACACGACCAAGCGCTGA
- the tatC gene encoding twin-arginine translocase subunit TatC, translating to MLKSARKNEEKDPEGRMPLAEHLRELRNRLAKAMLAIVLVTVVAAFFYNDIINFFTEPILDSVGCAKSFEQLASEPKDTTCAQITINGLLTPFTLALKVSLMAGVVFASPIWLYQLWAFVAPGLHKSEKKYAYAFVATGVPLFLGGGFFAYKVLPTTAKVLIEFTPFGVDNLLPLDDLLDLVTRMVIVFGLSFELPLLLVMLNMTGIISGKRMAGWWRGMIMGITVFAAVATPSTDPLTMMALAGPIWILYFAATGFSLLNDRRRARREAEGPDDDEASELDLTPEDIGEIESVSANRALPAQADSEHDRINGYDDVT from the coding sequence TTGCTCAAGTCTGCCCGCAAGAACGAAGAGAAGGATCCGGAGGGGCGGATGCCCCTCGCGGAGCACCTTCGTGAGCTCCGCAACCGGCTCGCGAAGGCGATGCTGGCCATCGTCCTCGTCACGGTCGTCGCCGCCTTCTTCTACAACGACATCATCAACTTCTTCACCGAGCCGATCCTCGACTCGGTGGGCTGTGCGAAGTCGTTCGAGCAGTTGGCGAGTGAGCCCAAGGACACCACCTGCGCGCAGATCACGATCAATGGTCTGCTCACGCCGTTCACCCTGGCGTTGAAGGTGTCCCTGATGGCGGGCGTCGTCTTCGCCTCGCCGATCTGGCTCTACCAGCTCTGGGCCTTCGTTGCGCCCGGCCTGCACAAGAGCGAGAAGAAGTACGCCTACGCGTTCGTCGCGACGGGCGTCCCGCTCTTCCTCGGCGGCGGATTCTTCGCGTACAAGGTGCTGCCCACCACGGCGAAGGTCCTGATCGAGTTCACACCGTTCGGCGTGGACAACCTGCTGCCCCTGGACGACCTGCTCGACCTCGTCACGCGCATGGTGATCGTCTTCGGCCTCTCGTTCGAGCTGCCGCTGCTTCTGGTGATGCTCAACATGACCGGGATCATCTCCGGCAAGCGCATGGCCGGCTGGTGGCGCGGCATGATCATGGGCATCACCGTGTTCGCCGCGGTCGCCACGCCCAGCACCGACCCGCTGACGATGATGGCGCTCGCCGGGCCGATCTGGATCCTCTACTTCGCGGCCACCGGCTTCTCGCTGCTGAACGACCGCCGCAGGGCCCGTCGCGAGGCCGAGGGCCCGGACGACGACGAGGCCTCCGAGCTCGACCTCACGCCCGAGGACATCGGCGAGATCGAGTCCGTGTCGGCGAACCGCGCGCTCCCGGCACAGGCGGACTCCGAGCACGACCGGATCAACGGCTACGACGACGTGACCTGA
- a CDS encoding diacylglycerol kinase, whose translation MTSEITLFVNPTAGRGRGAHAAQPAASALRAAGFSVRTVLGQNAEDALTRARAAVEAGTGALVAVGGDGMANLALQAVAGTRTPLGLVAVGTGNDFARALGLPVRDPAAAGRVVAEALKGARLRDIDLGRVGGTWFGTVLASGFDSRVNDRGNRMRWPTGRFKYDLAMLAELAAFKPFPFRITLDDGEVRDIEATLVAVGNGSSYGGGMKICAGADLTDGLFDITVVGDCSRRSLLRVFPQVYKGTHLGHPKITVHRAAKIELAAEGITGYADGEPLGPLPLTAECVRGAVRVAGP comes from the coding sequence GTGACCAGCGAGATCACCCTCTTCGTCAACCCCACCGCGGGACGCGGCCGGGGCGCCCACGCGGCGCAGCCGGCCGCTTCCGCGTTGCGGGCGGCCGGCTTCTCCGTACGCACGGTGCTCGGGCAGAACGCCGAGGACGCCCTCACGCGCGCGCGTGCCGCCGTCGAGGCCGGCACGGGCGCCCTGGTGGCCGTCGGCGGCGACGGCATGGCCAACCTCGCGCTCCAGGCCGTCGCCGGGACCCGTACACCGCTGGGCCTGGTCGCAGTCGGCACCGGGAACGACTTCGCGCGGGCCCTCGGACTGCCGGTGCGCGACCCGGCCGCCGCGGGACGGGTGGTCGCCGAGGCCCTCAAGGGGGCACGGCTGCGCGACATCGACCTGGGGCGCGTCGGCGGCACCTGGTTCGGCACCGTCCTCGCCTCCGGCTTCGACTCGAGGGTCAACGACCGCGGCAACCGCATGAGATGGCCCACCGGCCGCTTCAAGTACGACCTCGCGATGCTCGCCGAACTCGCCGCCTTCAAGCCCTTCCCGTTCCGGATCACGCTGGACGACGGAGAGGTCCGCGATATCGAGGCGACGCTGGTGGCCGTCGGCAACGGTTCCTCGTACGGGGGCGGGATGAAGATCTGCGCGGGCGCCGATCTCACGGACGGGCTCTTCGACATCACCGTGGTCGGGGACTGCAGCCGAAGGTCGTTGCTCCGGGTCTTTCCGCAGGTCTACAAGGGGACGCATCTCGGCCACCCCAAGATCACCGTGCACCGCGCCGCGAAGATCGAACTGGCTGCCGAAGGGATCACCGGATACGCCGACGGGGAGCCGCTCGGGCCGCTGCCGCTGACCGCGGAGTGCGTACGTGGCGCGGTGCGGGTCGCGGGCCCCTGA
- a CDS encoding DEAD/DEAH box helicase yields MIVLLSVVAGSLECTMTEDLSPAERYAAARKRAVEQATALADFREMYDFGLDPFQIEACRALEAGKGVLVAAPTGSGKTIVGEFAVHLALQQGKKCFYTTPIKALSNQKYADLCRRYGADKVGLLTGDNSVNSEAPVVVMTTEVLRNMLYAGSQTLLGLGYVVMDEVHYLSDRFRGAVWEEVIIHLPESVTLVSLSATVSNAEEFGDWLDTVRGDTEVIVSEHRPVPLFQHVLAGRRMYDLFEEGEGHKKAVNPDLTRLARMEASRPSYQDRKRGRAMRDADRERERRQRSRVWTPGRPEVIERLDSEGLLPAITFIFSRAACEAAVQQCMYAGLRLNDEEAREKVRALVEERTASIPTEDLHVLGYYEWLEGLERGIAAHHAGMLPTFKEVVEELFVRGLVKAVFATETLALGINMPARSVVLEKLVKWNGEQHADITPGEYTQLTGRAGRRGIDVEGHAVVLWQRGINPDHLAGLAGTRTYPLRSSFKPSYNMAVNLVEQFGRHRSRELLETSFAQFQADKSVVGISRQVQRNEEGLEGYKESMTCHLGDFEEYARLRRDLKDRETELAKQGASQRRAEAAVSLEKLKPGDVIHVPTGKFAGLALVLDPGLPAGRSNGHRGFEHHDGPRPLVLTAERQVKRLNTTDFPVPVEALERMRIPKSFNARSPQSRRDLASALRTKAGHIVPERHRKRRAEAADDREIAQLRTAIRAHPCHGCTDREDHARWAERYHRLRRDTAQLENRIEGRTNTIARTFDRIVALLTELDYLRGDEVTEHGKRLARLYGEMDLLSSECLREGVWEGLGPAELAACVSALVYESRVGDDAMAPKLPSGKAKAALGEMVRIWGRLDALEEDFRITQTEGVGQREPDLGFAWAAYEWASGKGLDEVLREAEMPAGDFVRWCKQVIDVLGQISAAAPVSSGASSTVAKNARKAVDQLLRGVVAYSSVG; encoded by the coding sequence ATGATCGTCCTGTTGTCAGTGGTGGCCGGTAGTCTCGAATGCACGATGACAGAGGATCTCTCACCGGCCGAGCGGTACGCGGCAGCCCGTAAGCGTGCTGTCGAGCAGGCCACCGCGCTCGCGGACTTCCGCGAGATGTACGACTTCGGCCTCGACCCCTTCCAGATCGAGGCCTGTCGGGCCCTCGAAGCGGGCAAGGGTGTTCTCGTGGCCGCGCCCACCGGCTCGGGCAAGACGATCGTCGGCGAGTTCGCCGTCCATCTCGCCCTCCAGCAGGGCAAGAAATGCTTCTACACCACGCCCATCAAGGCACTGTCGAACCAGAAGTACGCCGACCTGTGCCGTCGTTACGGCGCGGACAAGGTCGGCCTGCTCACCGGCGACAACAGCGTCAACTCCGAGGCACCGGTGGTCGTGATGACCACCGAGGTCCTCCGGAACATGCTGTACGCGGGCTCGCAGACCCTCCTCGGCCTCGGCTACGTCGTCATGGACGAGGTGCACTACCTCTCGGACCGCTTCCGCGGCGCCGTCTGGGAGGAAGTGATCATCCACCTCCCCGAGTCGGTGACCCTGGTGTCACTGTCGGCGACGGTGTCGAACGCGGAGGAGTTCGGCGACTGGCTCGACACCGTGCGCGGCGACACCGAGGTGATCGTCTCCGAGCACCGGCCCGTGCCGCTCTTCCAGCACGTACTCGCCGGGCGCCGGATGTACGACCTCTTCGAGGAGGGCGAGGGCCACAAGAAGGCCGTCAACCCCGACCTCACACGCCTGGCGCGCATGGAGGCCAGCCGTCCGTCGTACCAGGACCGCAAGCGGGGCCGCGCCATGCGCGACGCCGACCGCGAGCGCGAGCGGCGACAGCGGTCCCGGGTGTGGACGCCGGGGCGGCCCGAGGTCATCGAGCGGCTCGACTCCGAAGGGCTGCTGCCCGCCATCACGTTCATCTTCAGCCGCGCCGCCTGCGAGGCCGCCGTCCAGCAGTGCATGTACGCGGGGCTGCGGCTGAACGACGAGGAGGCCCGGGAGAAGGTCCGCGCCCTCGTCGAGGAGCGCACGGCCTCCATCCCCACCGAGGACCTCCACGTCCTCGGCTACTACGAGTGGCTGGAAGGCCTGGAGCGCGGCATCGCGGCCCACCACGCGGGCATGCTGCCGACGTTCAAGGAGGTCGTCGAGGAACTGTTCGTACGCGGCCTGGTGAAGGCCGTGTTCGCCACCGAGACCCTCGCGCTCGGCATCAACATGCCCGCCCGCTCGGTGGTGTTGGAGAAGCTCGTCAAGTGGAACGGCGAGCAGCACGCCGACATCACCCCCGGCGAGTACACCCAGCTCACCGGCCGGGCCGGCCGCCGCGGCATCGACGTCGAGGGCCACGCCGTCGTGCTCTGGCAGCGCGGCATCAACCCCGACCACCTCGCGGGACTCGCCGGCACGCGCACGTACCCGCTGCGCTCCAGCTTCAAGCCGTCGTACAACATGGCGGTGAACCTCGTCGAGCAGTTCGGGCGGCACCGCTCGCGCGAACTCCTTGAGACGTCCTTCGCGCAGTTCCAGGCCGACAAGTCGGTCGTCGGGATCTCCCGCCAGGTGCAGCGCAACGAGGAGGGTCTCGAGGGCTACAAGGAGTCCATGACCTGCCACCTCGGGGACTTCGAGGAGTACGCGCGGCTGCGCCGTGACCTCAAGGACCGCGAGACCGAGCTGGCCAAGCAGGGCGCCTCGCAGCGGCGCGCGGAGGCGGCCGTCTCCCTGGAGAAGCTCAAGCCGGGTGACGTCATCCATGTCCCGACCGGCAAGTTCGCGGGACTCGCGCTCGTCCTCGACCCGGGGCTGCCCGCCGGGCGGTCCAACGGCCACCGGGGCTTCGAGCACCACGACGGGCCGCGGCCGCTCGTCCTCACCGCCGAGCGCCAGGTCAAGCGGCTCAACACGACCGACTTCCCGGTGCCCGTCGAGGCGCTGGAGCGGATGCGCATCCCGAAGTCGTTCAACGCGCGCTCTCCGCAGTCGCGCCGCGACCTCGCCTCGGCGCTGCGCACCAAGGCCGGACACATCGTGCCCGAGCGGCACCGCAAGCGCCGCGCCGAGGCCGCCGACGATCGCGAGATCGCCCAGCTGCGCACGGCGATCCGGGCCCATCCCTGCCACGGATGCACCGACCGCGAGGACCACGCCCGCTGGGCCGAGCGTTACCACCGACTGCGGCGCGACACCGCCCAGTTGGAGAACCGCATCGAGGGCCGGACGAACACCATCGCCCGCACCTTCGACCGCATCGTCGCGCTCCTGACCGAGCTGGACTATCTGCGCGGGGACGAGGTCACCGAACACGGCAAGCGGCTCGCCCGGTTGTACGGCGAGATGGACCTGCTCTCCAGCGAATGCCTGCGCGAAGGGGTCTGGGAGGGCCTCGGCCCGGCCGAGCTGGCCGCGTGCGTCTCGGCGTTGGTGTACGAGTCCAGGGTCGGCGACGACGCGATGGCGCCGAAGCTGCCGTCGGGCAAGGCGAAGGCCGCGCTCGGCGAGATGGTCCGCATCTGGGGCCGGCTCGACGCCCTGGAGGAGGACTTCCGCATCACACAGACCGAGGGCGTCGGCCAGCGCGAGCCCGACCTCGGCTTCGCCTGGGCCGCCTACGAGTGGGCCTCCGGCAAGGGCCTCGACGAGGTGCTGCGCGAGGCGGAGATGCCCGCCGGTGACTTCGTCCGCTGGTGCAAGCAGGTCATCGACGTGCTGGGACAGATCTCGGCCGCGGCGCCGGTCTCGTCCGGCGCGAGTTCGACGGTGGCGAAGAACGCGCGCAAGGCGGTTGATCAGTTGCTGCGGGGAGTGGTGGCTTACTCGTCGGTGGGGTGA
- a CDS encoding AfsR/SARP family transcriptional regulator, producing MRFRVLGPVCLEPRTPSAPKQRAVLATLLVRAGAVVPAGALFDELWPDGPPRTAATTLQVYVSHLRKALIQGAHGRGPLETRPPGYLLRVEPGELDLRRFEELFSRGRAAFGACDFAAASGALGDALALWSGPALSGVPQGEVLMAAAVRLDELRLEALELRIEADLRLGRHHEVTGELMELARAHPLREQLHCQLMEALRRAGRTTDALRAYRAVHRSLHDELGVTPGPALVRLHARVLSSHASEPVTAAAVAAAPAGRPRAGSRRASGGPLPDVRASRAHRRSP from the coding sequence ATGCGCTTCCGAGTACTGGGTCCTGTCTGCCTCGAACCCCGCACACCGTCCGCGCCCAAACAGAGGGCGGTGCTCGCGACCCTGCTGGTGCGTGCCGGAGCCGTGGTGCCCGCCGGCGCCCTCTTCGACGAACTGTGGCCGGACGGGCCGCCCCGCACCGCCGCGACGACCCTGCAGGTGTACGTGTCCCATCTGCGCAAGGCCCTCATTCAAGGGGCCCATGGCCGGGGGCCGTTGGAGACCCGGCCACCCGGATATCTGCTGCGGGTCGAGCCCGGCGAACTGGATCTGCGACGGTTCGAGGAGTTGTTCTCGCGCGGCCGGGCCGCCTTCGGGGCCTGCGATTTCGCGGCCGCCTCAGGGGCGTTGGGGGACGCCCTCGCGCTGTGGAGCGGGCCCGCGCTGTCCGGCGTCCCGCAGGGTGAGGTGCTGATGGCGGCGGCCGTACGCCTCGACGAACTGCGGCTCGAAGCGCTGGAGTTGCGGATCGAGGCGGACCTGCGGCTCGGCCGCCACCACGAGGTGACGGGCGAGCTGATGGAGCTGGCCCGCGCCCATCCGCTGCGCGAGCAGTTGCACTGCCAGCTGATGGAGGCGCTGCGCCGGGCGGGCCGGACCACGGACGCGCTGCGCGCCTACCGTGCCGTACACCGGTCGCTGCACGACGAGTTGGGCGTCACGCCCGGGCCCGCCCTGGTGCGACTGCACGCGCGTGTGCTCAGCTCGCACGCGTCCGAGCCGGTCACCGCCGCCGCTGTTGCCGCCGCCCCTGCCGGCCGGCCCCGCGCAGGTTCCAGGCGAGCCAGCGGCGGACCGCTCCCGGATGTCCGGGCGAGCCGTGCACATCGTCGATCACCTTGA
- a CDS encoding alpha/beta fold hydrolase, whose product MPERHPTDHITPADPFDHLDHLDRPPEQQGAVRAPLDHLGELKEFARIHARNQGMGARGTARILARIGTDAPDAADSWTRVWRLRGDELEDRGRLLAACRHYTLARFPYPYDDPRRHAQQTAVATFDTWRRTHGGIERLELPYPDGTLHAWASGLDTHRRSHRPLLLMMGGIVSVKEQWAPLLPRLTKLGYAAVVAELPGVGENTQRYTADSWRLIPWLLDHLSPRASTDAATLLFLSFGGHMALRAAAEDPRVGRILTVGPPVAGFFTDPTWWERVPRITKDTLSRLTGARDEPELRSKLQEFALTEEQLRSVGAAVRCVASARDEIIPPRDAHLLRTAVPDVRVKVIDDVHGSPGHPGAVRRWLAWNLRGAGRQGRRQQRRR is encoded by the coding sequence ATGCCCGAGCGCCATCCCACGGACCACATCACGCCTGCCGACCCCTTCGACCACCTCGACCACCTCGACCGGCCGCCCGAACAGCAGGGTGCTGTCCGGGCCCCGCTCGACCACCTGGGCGAGCTGAAGGAATTCGCCCGCATCCACGCCCGCAACCAGGGCATGGGCGCCCGCGGAACGGCCCGCATCCTCGCCCGCATCGGCACGGACGCCCCCGACGCGGCCGACTCCTGGACCCGCGTCTGGCGGCTGCGCGGCGACGAACTGGAAGACCGGGGACGCCTGTTGGCGGCCTGCCGCCACTACACCCTGGCCCGTTTCCCCTACCCGTACGACGATCCCCGACGCCACGCACAGCAGACGGCCGTCGCCACCTTCGACACCTGGCGGCGGACGCACGGAGGCATCGAGCGTCTCGAACTCCCGTACCCGGACGGCACGTTGCACGCATGGGCGTCGGGCCTGGACACGCACCGCCGTTCCCACCGCCCCCTTCTCCTCATGATGGGCGGCATCGTCAGCGTCAAGGAGCAGTGGGCACCCCTGCTGCCCCGGCTCACCAAACTCGGCTACGCGGCCGTGGTCGCCGAACTCCCCGGCGTGGGCGAGAACACCCAGCGCTACACGGCCGACTCCTGGCGGCTGATCCCCTGGCTCCTGGACCACCTGTCGCCCCGGGCCAGCACCGACGCCGCCACACTCCTCTTCCTCAGCTTCGGCGGACACATGGCCCTGCGGGCCGCCGCCGAGGACCCGCGCGTCGGCCGGATCCTGACGGTCGGCCCGCCGGTCGCCGGCTTCTTCACCGACCCGACGTGGTGGGAGCGGGTCCCGCGCATCACCAAGGACACCCTGAGCCGACTGACCGGAGCCCGGGACGAGCCAGAACTCCGTTCAAAGCTGCAGGAGTTCGCCCTCACCGAGGAGCAACTGCGTTCGGTCGGCGCGGCGGTCCGCTGCGTGGCGAGCGCCCGGGACGAGATCATCCCGCCCCGCGACGCGCACCTCCTGCGCACCGCCGTGCCCGACGTACGCGTCAAGGTGATCGACGATGTGCACGGCTCGCCCGGACATCCGGGAGCGGTCCGCCGCTGGCTCGCCTGGAACCTGCGCGGGGCCGGCCGGCAGGGGCGGCGGCAACAGCGGCGGCGGTGA
- a CDS encoding 3-oxoacyl-ACP synthase III family protein, translated as MTPPGPSPSVHVRSAGSALPGEPVDNTALAAALGVNEEWIDVFIGTRTRHFARDLTSGDIRWTLADLCADAAANALENSGTDPAEVEFLVLGTATPDHLMPATVNQVADQLGLDQLPTYQLQSGCAGAVQALSVAQYLIGSGEFTTGLAIGGDVCTKHLDLRRDLSEAAPGDLVNCVLFGDGAGAAVLGSRPGDRAVALRRVLNRCTGLGREPGQIIDWFGLADRDEPRQALIEDYKAIEESVPTMAVEILWELLDSLGWAAGDLDFLLPPQLSGRMTRLITEQLGVPEAREISCVADTGNNGNALPFLQLERLLREMTSGQKALAVAVESSKWIKAGFALEHL; from the coding sequence ATGACCCCTCCCGGCCCTTCCCCTTCCGTCCACGTCAGGTCCGCCGGTTCGGCGCTGCCCGGCGAGCCCGTCGACAACACCGCGCTCGCCGCCGCCCTGGGGGTCAACGAGGAGTGGATCGACGTCTTCATCGGCACCCGCACCCGGCATTTCGCCCGCGATCTGACGAGCGGCGACATCCGGTGGACCCTGGCTGACCTGTGCGCAGACGCGGCGGCGAACGCGCTGGAGAACTCCGGAACGGACCCGGCGGAGGTGGAGTTCCTGGTCCTGGGCACCGCGACGCCGGACCATCTGATGCCGGCCACGGTCAACCAGGTGGCCGACCAGCTCGGCCTCGACCAACTGCCCACCTACCAGTTGCAGTCGGGCTGCGCGGGGGCGGTCCAGGCGCTGTCCGTCGCCCAGTACCTCATAGGCAGCGGCGAGTTCACGACCGGTCTCGCGATCGGCGGCGACGTCTGCACCAAGCATCTGGACCTGCGCCGCGACCTCTCCGAGGCGGCTCCGGGCGACCTCGTGAACTGCGTGCTGTTCGGCGACGGCGCGGGGGCAGCCGTCCTCGGTTCGCGGCCGGGCGACAGGGCCGTGGCGCTTCGCCGGGTCCTCAACCGCTGTACGGGCCTGGGGCGCGAGCCGGGCCAGATCATCGACTGGTTCGGCCTCGCCGACCGCGACGAACCGCGTCAGGCGCTCATCGAGGACTACAAGGCCATCGAGGAGTCCGTACCGACGATGGCTGTCGAGATCCTCTGGGAGCTGCTCGACAGCCTGGGCTGGGCGGCCGGGGACCTCGACTTCCTGCTGCCCCCGCAGCTGTCCGGACGGATGACCCGGCTGATCACCGAGCAACTGGGAGTGCCCGAGGCCCGCGAGATCTCCTGCGTGGCCGACACCGGCAACAACGGCAACGCCCTCCCGTTCCTCCAACTGGAACGCCTGCTGCGGGAGATGACGAGCGGTCAGAAGGCCCTGGCCGTGGCCGTCGAGTCGAGCAAGTGGATCAAAGCCGGCTTCGCGCTGGAACACCTCTGA